In the genome of Pseudorca crassidens isolate mPseCra1 chromosome 12, mPseCra1.hap1, whole genome shotgun sequence, one region contains:
- the ADCYAP1 gene encoding pituitary adenylate cyclase-activating polypeptide isoform X2 codes for MTMCSGVRLALLVYGIIMHSSVYCSPAAAGLRFPGIRPEDEAYDEDGNPLQDFYDSDPPGVGSPASALRDAYALYYPAEESGNLGGGADDDSEPLSKRHSDGIFTDSYSRYRKQMAVKKYLAAVLGKRYKQRVKNKGRRIAYL; via the exons ATGACCATGTGTAGCGGAGTGAGGCTGGCCCTGCTGGTCTACGGGATAATAATGCACAGCAGCGTCTATTGCTCACCTGCCGCCGCCGGACTCCGGTTTCCTGGGATCAG GCCGGAGGACGAGGCGTACGACGAGGACGGAAACCCGCTGCAGGACTTCTATGACTCGGATCCACCTGGCGTGGGGAGCCCCGCCTCCGCGCTGCGCGACGCCTACGCGCTCTACTACCCGGCGGAGGAAAG TGGGAACCTGGGCGGAGGCGCGGACGACGACTCGGAGCCGCTCTCCAAGCGCCACTCGGACGGAATCTTCACGGACAGCTACAGCCGCTACCGGAAACAAATGGCTGTTAAGAAATACTTGGCGGCCGTCCTAGGGAAAAGGTATAAACAAAGGGTTAAAAACAAAGGACGGCGAATAGCGTATTTGTAG
- the ADCYAP1 gene encoding pituitary adenylate cyclase-activating polypeptide isoform X1 has protein sequence MTMCSGVRLALLVYGIIMHSSVYCSPAAAGLRFPGIRPEDEAYDEDGNPLQDFYDSDPPGVGSPASALRDAYALYYPAEERDFAHGVLNKAYRKVLDQLSARKYLQTLTAKGMGGNLGGGADDDSEPLSKRHSDGIFTDSYSRYRKQMAVKKYLAAVLGKRYKQRVKNKGRRIAYL, from the exons ATGACCATGTGTAGCGGAGTGAGGCTGGCCCTGCTGGTCTACGGGATAATAATGCACAGCAGCGTCTATTGCTCACCTGCCGCCGCCGGACTCCGGTTTCCTGGGATCAG GCCGGAGGACGAGGCGTACGACGAGGACGGAAACCCGCTGCAGGACTTCTATGACTCGGATCCACCTGGCGTGGGGAGCCCCGCCTCCGCGCTGCGCGACGCCTACGCGCTCTACTACCCGGCGGAGGAAAG AGATTTCGCCCACGGGGTCCTTAACAAGGCCTACCGCAAAGTGCTGGACCAGCTGTCCGCCAGGAAATACCTGCAGACGCTCACGGCCAAGGGCATGGG TGGGAACCTGGGCGGAGGCGCGGACGACGACTCGGAGCCGCTCTCCAAGCGCCACTCGGACGGAATCTTCACGGACAGCTACAGCCGCTACCGGAAACAAATGGCTGTTAAGAAATACTTGGCGGCCGTCCTAGGGAAAAGGTATAAACAAAGGGTTAAAAACAAAGGACGGCGAATAGCGTATTTGTAG